TCGCCACCGATCCGCTGCGCGTGCTCACGCAGCGCGTGCGCCTGACGCCCTTGACCAAATTTTGGCTGGCCTGGAAGGTGCAGGCGCTGGGGCGGCTGTGAGGCTAGGCAGCAACCGCACCCCCATGGATCAGCGGCCATGACAGCGCGCGTGCTCATCGTCGGCGGCGGCTGGGCCGGCTTGGCAGCGGCGGTGCGCGCCTGCGAGCGCGGGCTGGAGGTGACGCTGCTGGAGGCGGCGCGGGCGTGGGGCGGGCGCGCGCGGGCGCTCGAGCGCGGGTCGGGCTCAGACATCCCGCCGGCCCCGCCACTGCAGCTCGACAACGGCCAGCACATCCTGATCGGCGCTTACACCCAAACCCTAGGCCTGATGCAGCGCTTGGGCGTGGACTTGAGCGCGCATCTGCACGCCATGCCGCTCGATCTGCGCTTTGCCGACGGCAGCGGGCTGGCTACACCGTCTTGGGCGCTGCGCTGGCCGGCCCCGCTCGACACCCTGGCGGCGATGGCCGGCGCGCGCGGTTGGAGCTGGCGCGACCGGGCGGCGCTGCTGGCAGCGGCGGCGGGCTGGCGCCGGCGCGGCTTTGCCTGCGCCCCGAGCGCGAGCGTGGCCGGCCTGTGCGCCAGCCTGCCGCCGCGGGTCTGGCACGACCTGATCGAGCCGCTGTGTGTGGCCGCGCTCAACACCCCGGCGCAGCAGGCCAGCGGCCAGGTGTTTTTGACGGTGCTGCGCGATGCCTTGCTCGGGGCCGGCCATGCGCCTTGGCGCGCTTCGCAGCTGCTGTTGCCGCGCACCTGCTTGGGCGATTTGCTGCCCCTGCCTGCCGTGCGCTGGCTCAAGCAGCGCGGCGCGCAACTGCACCTAGGGCAGCGCGCCACCGGCCTAGAACGCAGCACAGATGGCCGCTGGCGCGTGCACAGCGCCGGCGCCGTGTACGAAGCCGAAAACCTGATTCTGGCTTGCCCCGCAGCCGCAGCCGCGCGCTTGCTGCGCGGTCTGCCAGAGGCCCCTGCGGATTGGATCGAACCCGCAGCAGCGCTGGCTCACACCGCCATCGGCACCGTGTATGTGGCGGGCTGGCTGCGCACACCGTGGCCGAGCTCACACCCGATGCTGGCGCTGCGCAGCAGCGGGCCCGACAGCCCAGCGCAGTTTGCGTTTAGGCGCGATTGGCTGCAAACGCCGCCGGCGGCAGCGGTTGCGACTGCCCAAACCAGCGGCAGCAGGCACCCCGCCCACGGCGACCAAGCGCACCAAACCCAAGCCGGGCGCGCACCCCGCGTCAGCGAACAATCGGATTGGGCTGAACTGGCCCTGGTGGCCAGTGCCTGCACCACGGACAAAGCCGCGCTGCAAGCCGCCGTGCTGGCCCAAGCTCGCGCAGCGCTGGGGTTGCACGGGGAGCAGGTGCGGCAGACGGTGATCGAAAAGCGCGCCACCTTTGCCTGCACGCCGGCCCTGCAGCGCCCAGCGGCAGCGATTGCACCGGGCTTGTGGGCAGCGGGCGACTACATCGACGGCCCCTACCCGGCTACGCTGGAAGGCGCGGTGCGCAGCGGCTTGGAAGCCGCCGAGCACTGTACGACCACGGCCTGAAATCGGCCTGCGCCTCAGCCCCCACCTCAACCCATGTGCAAGCCGCCGTTGCAGCTGAAGTCGGCGCCGGTGGTGAAGCCCGAGTCTTCGCCCGCCAGCCAGGTGACGATGGAGCCGATTTCGTCGGGCGTGCCCAAGCGCTTGACCGGAATCGTGGCCACGATCTTTTCCAGCACGTCGGGGCGGATGGCGCGCACCATGTCGGTGCCGATGTAGCCCGGGCTCACGGTGTTGACCGTCACGCCCTTGGCCGCCACTTCTTGCGCCAGCGCCATGGTGAAGCCGTGCATCCCGGCCTTGGCGGCCGAGTAGTTGGTCTGCCCGGCTTGGCCCTTCTCGCCGTTGACCGACGAAATCTGGATGATGCGGCCCCAGCCGCGCTCGACCATATCCGGCACCACCTGCTTGGTGACGTTGAACATGGAGGTGAGGTTGGTGGTGATCACCGCGTCCCAGTCTTCTTTGGTCATCTTCAGGAACATGCGATCGCGCGTGATGCCGGCGTTGTTGACCAGTACATCGATCGGGCCGTGCTCGGCCTTGGCCTTGGTGAAGGCCTCGACGGTGGAGTCCCACTCGCCCACGTTGCCCACGCTGGCGTAGAAGGTGTAGCCCAGCGCGGCTTGCTCGTCGATCCACTTTTGGTGGTCGCGCGTGGGGCCGCAGCCGGCGATGACCTTGAAGCCCGCCTTGGCCAAGCGCTGGCAGATCGCGGTGCCGATGCCGCCCATACCGCCAGTGACGTATGCGATTTTTTGATTCATGTGTTGCCCCTCTGTTTGGGTGGAAAAAAAATTGCGTTTCAGCGCTCGACGGTGAGCGCCACGCCCATGCCGCCGCCGATGCACAGCGCGGCCAGGCCTTTTTTGGCGCCGCGGCGCTGCATTTCGTGCAGCAGCGTGACCAGCACGCGGCAGCCCGAGGCCCCGATCGGGTGCCCGATGGCGATGGCGCCGCCATTGACGTTGACCTTGGCCGCATCGACCCCAAGCCCGAGGTTGACCGCGCAGGCCTGCGCCGCAAAGGCCTCGTTGAGCTCGAACAGATCGACGTCGCCCACGCCCCAGCCGGCACGCGCCAGCGCTTTTTGCGAAGCCGACACCGGCCCCATGCCCATCACGCTCGGGTCCAGCCCGGTGGTGGCGTAGCTGCGGATGGTGGCCAGTGGCGTCAGGCCCAGCGCCGCCGCCTTGGCCGCCGACATCACCAGCACCGCGGCGGCGCCGTCGTTGATGCCCGAGGCGTTGCCTGCGGTGACGGTGCCCGCTTTGTCGAAAGCCGGGCGCAGGCCGGCCAGCGCCTCTTGGTTGCTCTTGCGATTCAGGTATTCATCGCTGTCAAAGACCAGCGCATCGCCTTTTTTCTGCGGGATCAGCACCGGCACGATCTCATCCTTGAACTTGCCGGCGTCTTGGGCGGCAGCGGCTTTTTGCTGGCTGCCAAAGGCCAGCGCGTCTTGCATCTCGCGCGTGAT
This sequence is a window from Serpentinimonas maccroryi. Protein-coding genes within it:
- a CDS encoding hydroxysqualene dehydroxylase; the protein is MTARVLIVGGGWAGLAAAVRACERGLEVTLLEAARAWGGRARALERGSGSDIPPAPPLQLDNGQHILIGAYTQTLGLMQRLGVDLSAHLHAMPLDLRFADGSGLATPSWALRWPAPLDTLAAMAGARGWSWRDRAALLAAAAGWRRRGFACAPSASVAGLCASLPPRVWHDLIEPLCVAALNTPAQQASGQVFLTVLRDALLGAGHAPWRASQLLLPRTCLGDLLPLPAVRWLKQRGAQLHLGQRATGLERSTDGRWRVHSAGAVYEAENLILACPAAAAARLLRGLPEAPADWIEPAAALAHTAIGTVYVAGWLRTPWPSSHPMLALRSSGPDSPAQFAFRRDWLQTPPAAAVATAQTSGSRHPAHGDQAHQTQAGRAPRVSEQSDWAELALVASACTTDKAALQAAVLAQARAALGLHGEQVRQTVIEKRATFACTPALQRPAAAIAPGLWAAGDYIDGPYPATLEGAVRSGLEAAEHCTTTA
- the phbB gene encoding acetoacetyl-CoA reductase, which translates into the protein MNQKIAYVTGGMGGIGTAICQRLAKAGFKVIAGCGPTRDHQKWIDEQAALGYTFYASVGNVGEWDSTVEAFTKAKAEHGPIDVLVNNAGITRDRMFLKMTKEDWDAVITTNLTSMFNVTKQVVPDMVERGWGRIIQISSVNGEKGQAGQTNYSAAKAGMHGFTMALAQEVAAKGVTVNTVSPGYIGTDMVRAIRPDVLEKIVATIPVKRLGTPDEIGSIVTWLAGEDSGFTTGADFSCNGGLHMG
- a CDS encoding acetyl-CoA C-acetyltransferase; the encoded protein is MQDIVIVAAARTAVGKFGGSLAKVSAPELGAAVIKGLLQRTGLAPEQVGEVILGQVLAAGAGQNPARQAMIKAGLAKETPAMTINAVCGSGLKAVMLAAQAIATGDSEIVIAGGQENMSASPHLLPASRDGQRMGDWKLVDSMIVDGLWDVYNQYHMGITAENVAKAHGITREMQDALAFGSQQKAAAAQDAGKFKDEIVPVLIPQKKGDALVFDSDEYLNRKSNQEALAGLRPAFDKAGTVTAGNASGINDGAAAVLVMSAAKAAALGLTPLATIRSYATTGLDPSVMGMGPVSASQKALARAGWGVGDVDLFELNEAFAAQACAVNLGLGVDAAKVNVNGGAIAIGHPIGASGCRVLVTLLHEMQRRGAKKGLAALCIGGGMGVALTVER